A genomic region of Peromyscus eremicus chromosome 19, PerEre_H2_v1, whole genome shotgun sequence contains the following coding sequences:
- the Htr4 gene encoding 5-hydroxytryptamine receptor 4: protein MDKTMDLKCRSDISSNEGFESVKKVALLTFLSVVILMAILGNLLVMVAVCRDRQLRKIKTNYFIVSLAFADLLVSVLVMPFGAIELVQDILIYEDTFCLVRTSLDVLLTTASIFHLCCISLDRYYAICCQPLVYRSKMTPVRIALMLGGCWSIPMFISFLPIMQGWNKIGIDDVIKKRELNHNSNSTFCVFMVNKPYAITCSVVAFYIPFLLMVLAYYRIYVTAKEHAQQIQMLQRAGTTPESRPQPADQHSTHRMRTETKAAKTLCIIMGCFCFCWAPFFVTNVVDPFIDYTVPEQVWTAFLWLGYINSGLNPFLYAFLNKSFRRAFLVILCCDDERYRRPSILGQTVPCSTTTINGSTHVLRDAVECGGPWESRCPLTATSPLVAAQPSDT, encoded by the exons ATGGACAAGACCATGGATTTGAAATGTCGAAGTGACATAAG TTCCAACGAGGGTTTCGAGTCCGTGAAGAAGGTCGCGCTGCTAACATTCCTCTCAGTGGTTATCCTGATGGCCATCCTGGGCAACCTGCTGGTGATGGTGGCTGTGTGCAGGGACAGGCAGCTCAG gaaaataaaaaccaattatTTCATTGTGTCTCTTGCCTTTGCCGATCTGCTGGTTTCGGTGCTGGTGATGCCCTTTGGTGCCATTGAGCTGGTTCAAGACATCTTGATTTATGAGGATACATTTTGCCTGGTCCGGACCTCTCTGGATGTCCTACTCACTACAGCCTCGATTTTTCATCTGTGCTGCATTTCACTGGATAG GTATTATGCCATCTGCTGCCAACCTTTGGTTTATAGAAGCAAGATGACCCCTGTCCGCATCGCACTAATGTTGGGAGGCTGCTGGTCCATTCCCATGTTTATATCTTTTCTCCCCATCATGCAAGGCTGGAACAAAATTGGCATCGATGATGTG ATAAAGAAAAGGGAACTCAACCACAACTCTAACTCTACATTCTGTGTCTTCATGGTCAACAAGCCCTACGCCATCACCTGCTCCGTGGTGGCCTTCTACATCCCGTTTCTCCTCATGGTGCTGGCCTATTACCGCATCTATGTCACTGCGAAGGAGCATGCCCAGCAGATCCAGATGTTACAACGAGCAGGAACCACCCCTGAAAGCAGACCCCAGCCAGCTGACCAGCACAGCACACATCGCATGCGGACAGAGACCAAGGCAGCCAAGACTTTATGCATCATCATGGgctgcttctgtttctgctgGGCTCCCTTCTTTGTCACCAATGTTGTGGACCCTTTCATAGACTACACTGTCCCTGAGCAGGTGTGGACTGCTTTCCTCTGGCTTGGCTATATCAATTCAGGGTTGAACCCTTTTCTCTATGCCTTCTTAAATAAGTCTTTTAGACGTGCCTTCCTCGTCATCCTCTGCTGTGATGATGAACGCTACAGAAGACCCTCCATTCTGGGCCAGACTGTCCCATGTTCAACCACAACCATTAATGGATCCACACATGTGCTAAG